TAGCTGTCGACCTTCCGCCAGAAGGTGCGGTTGAAGTGGGCGTAGAGGCGGGAGTCCAGGCCGTTCCAGGCCCGGGCCTGGGCCTCCAGCTCGGGGAGGGGCCGCCAGAGGTGGGAGGGCGCCCGGGCGTTGAGGGGGAAGTACATCACATCCTCCAGCTCCCAGCACAGCAAGTCCTTCAGGAGGACAAGCGACTCGTCAAAGTACTCGGTCAGCATGACCAGCGAGAAGGTCCCCTCCAGCTTCTGCAGGATTCCCTCCAACCGGGGGTCCGCGGGGTCCATGTCCTTGTCATAGCCCAGGTCGAAGAACTGCAGGTTGCGGAGGTAGTGCCCGTTGAGCGCTATGGGATCGTAGTACGCCCTGGGATGGCGGAGGAAGGCTGCCATCTTGTCCTGGCCCGGGATCGACCAGGTGAAGGGGACGATGGGGGCGTAGTAGCTGAAGCTCGATTCGAAGAGGCTGGCTGGCTCCCGCAGGATGGTGAAGTAGGCCCTCTCCCTGGGCAGCAGCCTGCCCACCTCCGCGGGGTTGAACCTCATGTGGTTGGCGATGACGTTGTAGCAGGAGCCCGGCCTGTAGCCCGAGACGTGGGTCAGCTGGAACGGGGCCGGGTAGTTGAAATCATTGCCCCCGTCCGGGAAGGCGAACCTCAGCTGATGCTTCTCCCCGTAGCGGAGCAGGACGTTGAGCAGGGTGCTGCTCCCCGTCTTGTGGATCTTCAGGAACATCAGCTCCCAGCGAGGGGAGCAAGGCAGGGCGGTCTGGCCGGTCGGAGCCTCGGCTCGGATGGAGCACGACTTTGGCAGCGGGCTCCTGCGgaaagacaaaggggagagtcacAGGGCGGGCGGTCGGGGGGGGTTAACGCGGAGTTACATCACCCCAACGGGTCAAGGCCGTAGCTCGGGCTCCAGGCCAGTCTTCCTCCCTCTCGTTGAAACCGATCACAGGTCAGGCCATGCTCTtgccaaatggcggagcaggcacgaggggctgaatggcctcctcctgttcctatgttctgaggggggcttgacagggtagatgctgagaggctgtttcccccccggggctggagagtctggaaccagggggcacagtctcaggataaggggtcggccatcctagactgagaggaggaggaatttcttcactcggagggaggtgaatctttggaattctctcccccagagggctgtggacgctcggtcgttgagaatattcaaggctgatcgATGGGTTTTTGGGGAAtcgagggatcgggcgggaaagtggagttgaggtcgaagatcggccatgatctgattgaat
This DNA window, taken from Heptranchias perlo isolate sHepPer1 unplaced genomic scaffold, sHepPer1.hap1 HAP1_SCAFFOLD_1168, whole genome shotgun sequence, encodes the following:
- the LOC137307966 gene encoding galactosylceramide sulfotransferase-like: MGLHVRTLLCRWRLMHFALLAAIFLVTVFMLFYSISQAQSPLPKSCSIRAEAPTGQTALPCSPRWELMFLKIHKTGSSTLLNVLLRYGEKHQLRFAFPDGGNDFNYPAPFQLTHVSGYRPGSCYNVIANHMRFNPAEVGRLLPRERAYFTILREPASLFESSFSYYAPIVPFTWSIPGQDKMAAFLRHPRAYYDPIALNGHYLRNLQFFDLGYDKDMDPADPRLEGILQKLEGTFSLVMLTEYFDESLVLLKDLLCWELEDVMYFPLNARAPSHLWRPLPELEAQARAWNGLDSRLYAHFNRTFWRKVDSYGRRRMTWEVAELRWLNGQMAGVCIEGGGLVEASQVRERAFRPWQPMGKRSIGGYNRKAAIEEPYRALCEAMLTPEMQYMSKMGSNLWKMRLWAYFRDLINW